In Gymnogyps californianus isolate 813 chromosome 1, ASM1813914v2, whole genome shotgun sequence, the following are encoded in one genomic region:
- the LOC127021180 gene encoding gap junction beta-6 protein yields MDWGALHTILGGVNKHSTSIGKIWLTVLFIFRIMILVVAAERVWGDEQDDFICNTLQPGCKNVCYDHFFPISHIRLWALQLIFVSTPALLVAMHVAYRRHEKKRQFRKGDQKCEYKDIEEIRKQRFRIEGSLWWTYTSSIFFRLVFEAVFMYAFYFMYDGFQMPRLMKCEAWPCPNTVDCFVSRPTEKTVFTIFMIAVSSICILLNVAELCYLLTKFFLRRSKKAGNPKHHPNHENKEETKQNEMNELISDSCQNTVIGFSSS; encoded by the coding sequence ATGGATTGGGGAGCTCTGCATACCATTTTAGGAGGTGTAAATAAGCACTCCACCAGCATTGGGAAGATATGGCTCACAGTCCTGTTCATCTTCCGTATCATGATCCTGGTTGTGGCTGCAGAGAGAGTCTGGGGAGATGAACAAGATGACTTTATCTGCAACACTCTGCAGCCTGGTTGCAAGAATGTTTGCTATGATCacttttttcccatctctcaCATCAGACTCTGGGCCCTGCAGCTGATCTTTGTTTCCACACCTGCGCTGCTGGTGGCCATGCATGTAGCTTACAGGAGGCAtgagaagaaaaggcagttCAGAAAGGGGGACCAGAAATGTGAATACAAGGACATtgaagaaatcagaaagcagAGGTTTCGTATTGAGGGCTCCTTGTGGTGGACATACACAAGCAGCATCTTCTTCAGACTGGTCTTTGAAGCAGTCTTCatgtatgcattttatttcatgtacGATGGGTTCCAAATGCCTCGCCTAATGAAATGTGAGGCTTGGCCCTGCCCCAACACAGTAGACTGCTTTGTTTCTCGACCTACTGAAAAGACAGTGTTTACTATTTTCATGATTGCTGTGTCCAGcatttgcattcttttaaatGTGGCCGAATTATGTTACTTACTAACAAAATTTTTCCTCAGAAGGTCTAAAAAAGCTGGAAATCCAAAACATCACCCCAACCATGAGAATAAggaagaaaccaaacaaaatgaaatgaatgagtTAATATCTGATAGCTGTCAGAACACAGTTATAGGATTTTCAAGTAGCTAA